One Gordonia mangrovi genomic region harbors:
- a CDS encoding putative protein N(5)-glutamine methyltransferase — MITADRPGVLERTTDRLRAAGCVFAEEEAQLMLTHATDERELAGWLARRVTGEPLEVVLGRMTFCGLTVLVDTGVFVPRRRTEWLVRQTVAVTRPGSVVVDLCCGTGAIGLVVSRDVPDIRLYACDIDPVAVRCATRNIGPLGGQTFCGDLFDPLPDALRGSVDSIVVNAPYVPTADVAKMPSEARDHEPRHTLDGGADGVEYHRRIGAAAGAWLRPGGHVLLETGAAQAALTAEALSEHGLLTSVASSEELSATVVTGRQRGR; from the coding sequence ATGATCACCGCTGATCGACCGGGGGTGCTGGAGCGGACCACCGACCGGTTGCGCGCAGCCGGGTGTGTGTTCGCCGAAGAGGAAGCACAACTGATGCTGACCCACGCGACGGACGAGCGCGAACTGGCCGGATGGCTGGCACGTCGCGTGACCGGAGAACCACTCGAGGTGGTCCTCGGCCGCATGACCTTCTGCGGCCTGACCGTTCTGGTCGACACCGGGGTGTTCGTCCCGCGCCGGCGCACCGAGTGGCTGGTCCGGCAAACCGTTGCGGTCACCCGGCCCGGATCGGTGGTGGTGGACCTGTGCTGTGGGACCGGCGCGATCGGGCTCGTCGTGTCCCGCGACGTCCCCGACATCCGGTTGTATGCCTGCGACATCGACCCGGTCGCCGTGCGGTGCGCGACCCGCAACATCGGCCCCCTCGGTGGCCAGACCTTCTGTGGCGACCTGTTCGATCCACTGCCGGATGCGTTGCGCGGCAGCGTCGACAGCATCGTCGTCAACGCCCCGTATGTGCCGACCGCGGACGTCGCGAAGATGCCGTCGGAAGCGCGCGACCACGAGCCACGACACACACTCGACGGCGGCGCCGACGGTGTCGAATATCACCGCCGGATCGGCGCCGCAGCCGGCGCTTGGCTGCGGCCCGGCGGCCATGTCCTTCTCGAGACGGGTGCGGCGCAGGCGGCATTGACAGCCGAGGCGCTCTCCGAGCATGGTCTGCTCACCTCGGTGGCGTCATCGGAGGAGTTGTCCGCGACGGTGGTGACAGGGCGACAGCGAGGCCGATGA
- a CDS encoding GmrSD restriction endonuclease domain-containing protein has translation MPKTAPIRRRSLLLLGVLIAAVAGLVAVGAMSDPSDGSDRVAATPTTVSGPSTRPPALSTSTAPDSTEATTGPSASARRAIATLETLAVKGRAPRTGYEREQFGQAWSDDVTVADGHNGCDTRNDILRRDLTDIALKTGTRDCVVASGMLDDLYTGQRISFVRGEQTSAQVQIDHVVALSDAWQKGAQQLSAEQRRDFANDPRNLQAVAGAANQRKGDGDAATWLPPNKTYRCTYVSRQIAVKALYHLWVTQAEKDAMTRVLTECAGTTASTPATTTASTPPVTTADPSGYYPSCAAARAAGAAPLFVGQPGYRTGLDGDGVACE, from the coding sequence ATGCCGAAGACCGCGCCGATCAGACGACGAAGCCTGCTGTTGCTCGGTGTGCTGATCGCTGCGGTGGCCGGACTCGTCGCGGTCGGTGCGATGTCCGATCCGTCAGACGGGAGCGACCGGGTCGCGGCCACCCCTACGACCGTGTCCGGTCCGTCGACGCGTCCCCCCGCCCTGTCGACCTCCACCGCCCCGGATTCGACGGAAGCGACCACCGGTCCGTCGGCCTCGGCCCGGCGCGCCATCGCCACTCTGGAGACCCTGGCCGTCAAAGGCCGGGCCCCCAGGACCGGGTATGAGCGCGAGCAGTTCGGGCAGGCATGGTCGGACGACGTGACCGTGGCCGACGGTCACAACGGCTGCGACACCCGCAACGACATCCTGCGCCGCGACCTCACCGACATCGCGCTGAAAACCGGCACGCGCGACTGCGTCGTCGCATCGGGCATGCTCGACGACCTGTACACCGGACAGCGGATCTCGTTCGTGCGCGGCGAGCAGACCTCGGCGCAGGTCCAGATCGACCACGTCGTCGCGCTGTCGGACGCATGGCAGAAGGGTGCCCAGCAACTCAGTGCCGAACAGCGGCGCGACTTCGCCAACGACCCCCGCAACCTCCAGGCCGTGGCAGGCGCGGCGAACCAGCGCAAGGGCGACGGCGATGCCGCCACCTGGCTCCCCCCGAACAAGACCTACCGATGCACCTATGTGTCCCGCCAGATCGCCGTGAAGGCGTTGTATCACCTCTGGGTGACGCAAGCGGAGAAGGATGCGATGACGCGGGTTCTCACGGAGTGCGCCGGGACCACGGCCTCGACGCCTGCCACCACAACCGCCTCGACGCCGCCGGTGACGACGGCCGACCCGTCCGGCTACTACCCGAGTTGCGCCGCTGCACGCGCAGCGGGCGCCGCGCCGCTATTTGTGGGTCAGCCGGGTTACCGCACCGGACTCGACGGCGACGGCGTCGCGTGTGAATGA
- a CDS encoding aldo/keto reductase: MSTDLPTVELSTGTLIPQLGLGVWQADDADTEHAVQFAIGAAGYRHIDTAAAYGNEAAVGRGIVTSGVDRSEVFVTTKLWNADHGRDRAHAAIDASLARLGLDHVDLYLIHWPLQNTDRLIETWRAMAEIRDVGKASAIGVSNFEPHHLDTIVDATGEVPAVNQVELHPRLGQTAVREYCTSRGIAVEAWSPLGGSGAGWGADSSPNTLLTDPTLTRIGERYDRSAAQVMVRWHLQNGVIAIPKSVHDKRIAQNIDVLDFELDTDDLAAIAALDTGERVGAHPDALDLGARE, encoded by the coding sequence ATGAGCACTGATCTCCCGACCGTCGAGTTGTCCACCGGCACGCTGATTCCGCAACTCGGACTCGGCGTGTGGCAGGCCGACGACGCGGACACCGAGCACGCGGTCCAGTTCGCCATCGGTGCGGCCGGCTACCGTCACATCGACACTGCCGCCGCCTACGGCAACGAGGCCGCGGTCGGGCGGGGCATCGTCACGTCCGGCGTGGACAGGTCCGAGGTGTTCGTCACCACGAAGCTCTGGAACGCCGACCACGGTCGGGACCGAGCCCATGCGGCGATCGACGCCAGCTTGGCGCGTCTCGGACTCGATCACGTCGACCTGTATCTGATTCATTGGCCCCTGCAGAACACCGACCGGTTGATCGAGACCTGGCGTGCGATGGCCGAGATCCGCGATGTCGGCAAGGCATCGGCGATCGGTGTATCGAACTTCGAACCGCACCACCTCGACACCATCGTCGACGCCACCGGTGAGGTGCCCGCGGTCAACCAGGTCGAGTTGCATCCGCGACTGGGCCAGACCGCTGTGCGCGAGTACTGCACTTCGCGCGGCATCGCCGTCGAGGCGTGGAGCCCGCTGGGCGGCAGCGGCGCCGGGTGGGGTGCCGACTCATCGCCGAACACCCTGCTGACCGACCCCACGTTGACCCGCATCGGCGAACGGTATGACCGCTCGGCGGCGCAGGTGATGGTCCGCTGGCATTTGCAGAACGGCGTGATCGCGATCCCGAAGTCCGTGCACGACAAGCGCATCGCACAAAACATTGACGTCCTCGACTTCGAGTTGGACACCGATGACCTGGCCGCGATCGCCGCGCTGGACACCGGCGAGCGGGTCGGGGCGCATCCGGACGCGCTCGATCTCGGCGCTCGTGAGTAG
- a CDS encoding DUF3052 domain-containing protein, which produces MVAATESSSAGDNSAHKLGFTSGMVVQELGWDEDTDDELRADIEDVIGEEMLDEDAQEVIDVVVLWWRDGDGDLVDALMDAIGPLADDGYVWVFSPKTGTDGHVDPSEIAESAPTAGLTQTNVLSLGRWSGSRLVQPKSRKRA; this is translated from the coding sequence GTGGTAGCCGCCACAGAGTCCAGTAGCGCTGGGGACAATAGCGCCCACAAGCTCGGATTCACGTCTGGCATGGTGGTGCAGGAGCTCGGTTGGGATGAGGACACCGACGACGAGTTGCGCGCCGACATCGAAGATGTCATCGGTGAAGAGATGCTCGACGAGGACGCCCAGGAGGTCATCGACGTCGTCGTCCTCTGGTGGCGGGACGGCGACGGGGATCTCGTCGACGCGTTGATGGATGCGATCGGACCCCTCGCCGACGACGGATATGTCTGGGTGTTCTCCCCGAAGACCGGCACCGATGGGCACGTCGATCCGAGTGAGATCGCCGAGTCGGCGCCGACCGCGGGATTGACCCAGACCAATGTGCTCAGTCTGGGGAGATGGTCGGGATCGCGGCTGGTGCAGCCCAAGTCCCGCAAGCGCGCATGA
- the aceE gene encoding pyruvate dehydrogenase (acetyl-transferring), homodimeric type: protein MTEQAEHTTTKATGADNANGDGRNRVRVIREGVASYLPDIDPDETAEWLESFDDMLDNAGPGRARYLMLRLLERAGEKRVSIPSLTSTDYVNTIPTESEPWFPGDEDVERRFRAMLRWNAAIMVHRAQRPGVGVGGHISTYASSAALYEVGFNHFFRGLEHPGGGDQIFIQGHASPGIYARAYLEGRIDEHRMDGFRQEHSHAGEGGGLPSYPHPRLMPEFWQFPTVSMGIGPMNAIYQARFNHYLHDRGIKDTSEQHVWAYLGDGEMDEPESRGFASFAATEGLDNLTFVINCNLQRLDGPVRGNGKIIQELESFFRGAGWNVIKVVWGREWDSLFHADRDGALVNLMNTTPDGDFQTYKANDGAFVREHFFNRDPRTKELVKNLSDADIWNLKRGGHDYRKIHAAYASAMAHKGQPTVILAHTIKGYTLGKHFEGRNATHQMKKLTLDDLKAFRDSTRMPISDEQLEKDPYLPPYYHPGMDAPEIQYMLDRRKQLGGSLPARRTRSKALKPDVSRALKTAGKGSGKQQVATTMALVRIFKDLLRDKEIGDRIVPIIPDEARTFGMDSWFPTLKIYNRNGQLYTSVDAELMLAYKEATDGQILHEGINEAGSAASFTAVGTSYSTHDEPMIPLYIFYSMFGFQRTGDSFWAAGDQMTRGFVIGATAGRTTLTGEGLQHADGHSPLLAATNPAVVSYDPAFAFELGHIIADGLERMYGENPENIYYYLTVYNEPISQPAQPENLDVAGVLKGIHRFQPAPDGKQFYANILVSGVTMPDALRAAEILADEWDVGANVYSVTSWSELARDGIKTDRLGVREPNTAQPLPYVTEVLGQTVGPTVAVSDFMRGVQEQIRAYVPGTYLTLGTDGFGFSDTRPAARRFFNVDAESIVVGVLVGLARDNNIPYTVAQEAADRYQITDVAAAPEQTSDPGVA from the coding sequence GTGACCGAACAGGCAGAGCACACGACGACCAAGGCGACCGGCGCGGACAACGCCAACGGCGATGGTCGCAACCGTGTCCGGGTGATCCGGGAAGGGGTCGCCTCGTACCTGCCCGACATCGACCCCGACGAAACCGCCGAATGGCTCGAGTCGTTCGACGACATGCTCGACAACGCCGGGCCCGGCCGAGCCCGGTATCTGATGCTTCGACTGCTCGAACGTGCCGGCGAGAAGCGGGTGTCCATCCCGTCACTGACCTCCACTGACTACGTCAACACCATCCCGACCGAGAGCGAACCCTGGTTTCCCGGCGACGAGGACGTCGAGCGACGCTTCCGCGCCATGCTGCGGTGGAACGCGGCGATCATGGTTCACCGGGCCCAGCGCCCGGGCGTGGGCGTCGGCGGCCACATCTCGACCTACGCGTCGTCGGCGGCGCTCTACGAGGTCGGGTTCAATCATTTCTTCCGCGGTCTCGAGCATCCCGGCGGCGGCGACCAGATCTTCATCCAGGGCCACGCCTCCCCCGGTATCTACGCGCGCGCCTATCTCGAGGGCCGCATCGACGAACACCGGATGGACGGTTTCCGGCAGGAACACAGCCACGCCGGTGAGGGTGGCGGGCTGCCCTCCTACCCGCACCCGCGGTTGATGCCGGAGTTCTGGCAGTTCCCGACGGTGTCGATGGGCATCGGCCCGATGAACGCCATCTACCAGGCGCGCTTCAATCACTACCTCCATGACCGCGGCATCAAGGACACCTCCGAGCAACACGTCTGGGCATACCTCGGCGACGGCGAGATGGACGAGCCGGAATCGCGCGGTTTCGCCAGCTTCGCCGCAACCGAGGGCCTCGACAACCTGACCTTCGTCATCAACTGCAACCTGCAGCGACTCGACGGCCCGGTGCGCGGCAACGGCAAGATCATCCAGGAGCTCGAGTCGTTCTTCCGCGGTGCCGGGTGGAACGTCATCAAGGTGGTGTGGGGTCGGGAGTGGGATTCGCTGTTCCACGCCGACCGCGACGGCGCGCTGGTCAACCTGATGAACACCACCCCGGACGGCGACTTCCAGACCTACAAGGCCAACGACGGGGCCTTCGTCCGCGAGCACTTCTTCAACCGTGACCCGCGCACCAAGGAACTCGTCAAGAATCTCTCCGACGCCGACATCTGGAACCTCAAGCGCGGCGGACACGACTACCGCAAGATCCACGCCGCCTACGCCTCGGCGATGGCGCACAAGGGTCAGCCGACGGTGATCCTCGCCCACACCATCAAGGGCTACACCCTGGGCAAGCACTTCGAGGGCCGCAACGCGACCCACCAGATGAAGAAGCTGACCCTCGACGACCTGAAAGCCTTCCGCGACTCCACCCGCATGCCGATCAGTGACGAGCAGCTGGAGAAGGATCCGTATCTGCCGCCGTACTACCACCCCGGCATGGACGCCCCGGAGATCCAGTACATGCTGGACCGTCGCAAGCAGCTCGGCGGCTCGCTGCCGGCCCGCCGGACAAGGTCAAAGGCCCTGAAACCCGACGTGAGCCGGGCACTCAAAACCGCCGGCAAGGGCTCGGGCAAGCAACAGGTGGCCACCACCATGGCACTGGTCCGCATCTTCAAGGACCTGCTGCGCGACAAGGAGATCGGCGACCGCATCGTGCCGATCATCCCGGACGAGGCACGTACCTTCGGCATGGACTCGTGGTTCCCGACGCTGAAGATCTACAACCGCAACGGACAGCTGTACACCTCAGTGGATGCGGAGCTGATGCTCGCCTACAAGGAGGCCACCGACGGCCAGATCCTGCACGAGGGCATCAACGAGGCGGGCTCGGCGGCCTCCTTCACCGCGGTCGGCACGTCGTACTCCACCCACGACGAGCCGATGATCCCGCTCTACATCTTCTATTCGATGTTCGGCTTCCAGCGCACCGGCGACAGCTTCTGGGCGGCGGGCGATCAGATGACCCGCGGCTTCGTCATCGGCGCGACCGCGGGCCGAACCACCCTCACCGGTGAGGGCCTGCAGCACGCCGATGGGCACTCTCCGCTGCTGGCCGCGACCAACCCGGCGGTTGTCTCCTACGACCCGGCCTTCGCGTTCGAGCTCGGGCACATCATCGCCGACGGCCTCGAGCGGATGTACGGCGAGAACCCGGAGAACATCTACTACTACCTGACGGTCTACAACGAACCCATCTCGCAGCCGGCGCAGCCGGAGAACCTCGATGTCGCGGGAGTGCTGAAGGGTATCCACCGGTTCCAGCCGGCACCGGACGGCAAGCAGTTCTACGCCAACATCCTCGTGTCGGGGGTCACCATGCCGGATGCCTTGCGTGCGGCCGAGATCCTCGCCGACGAGTGGGACGTGGGCGCCAACGTGTACTCGGTGACCTCGTGGAGTGAATTGGCCCGCGACGGCATCAAGACCGACCGGCTCGGTGTCCGCGAGCCGAACACCGCCCAGCCTCTGCCGTATGTGACCGAGGTTCTCGGTCAGACGGTCGGCCCCACGGTCGCCGTCAGCGACTTCATGCGCGGGGTACAGGAGCAGATCCGCGCCTACGTCCCAGGGACCTACCTGACCCTCGGCACCGACGGGTTCGGCTTTTCCGACACGCGTCCCGCCGCGCGCCGCTTCTTCAACGTCGACGCAGAATCGATCGTGGTCGGGGTGCTCGTCGGCCTGGCGCGCGACAACAACATCCCCTACACGGTCGCCCAGGAAGCCGCCGATCGCTACCAGATCACCGATGTGGCGGCCGCGCCCGAGCAGACCAGCGATCCCGGGGTCGCCTGA
- a CDS encoding helix-turn-helix transcriptional regulator — translation MLETSARLLALLSLLQTRREWSGTELAERLNITTRTVRRDIDKLRELGYPVDATVGVGGGYRLGAGAEMPPLLLDDQEVLAVALGLNEITTGSVSDMAEASAGALTKLRQVMPSRLRHRLDALTMEAVPRETRYPVSGETLTEIATACHRAERLRFDYRRSDGTESRREIEPYRLVRSGLRWYLIGWDLRREDWRSFRVDRMDPKTPTGPRFTPRELPEGGASGYLARSLGAVYRRASARVRIHAPLETVAAMVHDEWGTIEASDENSCELVLVSTSLVNIARWLRAFDADFTILEPRELVDECRAVARYHDDVAIRYRRAADAAEAS, via the coding sequence ATGCTGGAAACATCCGCTCGACTGCTGGCGCTGCTGAGTCTGCTGCAGACCCGCCGCGAGTGGTCGGGTACCGAACTGGCCGAACGCCTGAACATCACCACCCGCACCGTACGGCGCGACATCGACAAACTCCGCGAACTCGGCTACCCGGTCGATGCCACCGTCGGTGTCGGCGGTGGTTACCGGCTCGGCGCCGGCGCCGAGATGCCACCGCTGCTGCTCGACGATCAGGAGGTGCTCGCGGTGGCGCTCGGTCTCAACGAGATCACCACCGGGTCGGTGAGCGACATGGCCGAGGCGTCGGCGGGCGCACTCACCAAACTGCGCCAGGTGATGCCGTCGCGGCTGCGCCACCGGCTCGATGCGCTCACCATGGAGGCCGTGCCACGCGAGACCCGATATCCCGTCTCCGGCGAGACCCTCACCGAGATCGCCACGGCGTGCCACCGTGCCGAGCGCCTGCGCTTCGACTACCGGCGCAGCGACGGCACCGAGAGTCGTCGCGAGATCGAGCCGTACCGGTTGGTGCGCAGCGGATTGCGGTGGTACCTGATCGGATGGGATCTGCGGCGCGAGGACTGGCGATCGTTCCGCGTCGATCGGATGGACCCGAAGACCCCGACGGGCCCGCGGTTCACCCCACGCGAGCTGCCCGAGGGAGGCGCCTCGGGGTATCTCGCCCGCAGCCTCGGCGCGGTCTATCGCCGCGCCTCGGCCCGCGTGCGGATCCACGCGCCACTGGAGACCGTTGCCGCCATGGTGCACGACGAGTGGGGCACCATCGAGGCGAGCGACGAGAACAGCTGCGAATTGGTGCTTGTCAGCACGTCACTGGTGAACATCGCGCGCTGGCTCCGCGCTTTCGACGCAGACTTCACCATCCTCGAGCCGCGCGAACTCGTCGACGAATGCCGCGCGGTGGCCCGCTATCACGACGACGTCGCCATCCGGTATCGGCGGGCGGCCGACGCCGCCGAGGCGTCATGA
- a CDS encoding PucR family transcriptional regulator — MTDAPLNPEPPPADVFGERGAHVPAPATVHDALPDTLLRRVKQYSGRLATEAVHSMQEQLPYFGDLDAAQRASVQLVVQTAVVNFVEWIQDPEGNVKFTVQAFQVVPQDLARRITLLQTVEMVRVAMEFFEKWLPLLARNDAQLRALTESVLRYGREIGFAAASIYASAAESRGAWDSRLEALVVDAVVRGDTGPQLLSRAAALNWDSDAPATVIVGIPPPEQNVSVPLAIHNTAKQFDRSALSVVQGKFLVAIVSGSIRPTERFVTALLTHFADGPVVIGPTMPNLGSAHTSADEAMSGITAVVGWPNAPRPVHSLELLPERALNGDATATTALTDQLVRPLAKGGSTLNATLEAYLDSGGSVESCARLLYIHPNTVRYRLKKIAEITGRDPTNPRDAYVLRIAGTVGRLTHFQNESPSHAT; from the coding sequence GTGACCGATGCTCCGCTGAACCCCGAGCCACCGCCCGCCGACGTGTTCGGTGAGCGGGGAGCGCACGTGCCGGCACCGGCGACGGTGCACGACGCCCTCCCCGACACCCTGCTGCGGCGGGTCAAGCAGTACAGCGGCCGGTTGGCCACCGAGGCCGTGCACTCCATGCAGGAGCAATTGCCCTACTTCGGCGACCTCGACGCCGCCCAGCGCGCCAGTGTGCAGTTGGTGGTGCAGACCGCGGTGGTCAACTTCGTCGAGTGGATTCAGGACCCCGAGGGCAACGTGAAGTTCACGGTGCAGGCCTTCCAGGTGGTCCCACAGGATCTGGCACGCCGGATCACCCTGCTGCAGACCGTCGAGATGGTCCGGGTGGCCATGGAGTTCTTCGAGAAGTGGCTGCCCCTGCTGGCTCGCAACGACGCGCAGCTACGGGCCCTGACCGAATCGGTGTTGCGCTACGGCCGCGAGATCGGCTTCGCCGCCGCCTCCATCTACGCCTCGGCAGCCGAATCGCGCGGCGCGTGGGACTCCCGACTCGAGGCGCTGGTCGTCGACGCCGTGGTTCGCGGCGACACCGGCCCACAACTGCTCTCGCGGGCCGCGGCCCTCAACTGGGATTCCGATGCACCGGCGACGGTCATCGTCGGCATCCCCCCGCCCGAACAGAACGTGTCGGTACCGTTGGCCATCCACAACACCGCCAAACAGTTCGACCGCTCGGCACTGTCGGTGGTGCAGGGCAAATTCCTCGTCGCCATCGTCAGCGGCAGCATCCGACCGACCGAACGATTCGTCACCGCGCTGCTCACCCACTTCGCCGACGGTCCGGTGGTGATCGGTCCCACGATGCCCAACCTGGGCAGCGCGCACACCAGCGCGGACGAGGCGATGTCCGGGATCACCGCCGTGGTGGGTTGGCCCAACGCCCCTCGCCCGGTGCACAGCCTCGAGCTCCTACCCGAACGCGCGCTCAACGGTGATGCCACCGCCACGACCGCTCTGACCGATCAACTGGTGCGTCCGCTGGCGAAAGGGGGCAGCACGCTGAATGCGACTTTGGAGGCATACCTCGACTCCGGTGGGTCGGTCGAGAGTTGTGCCCGTCTTCTGTATATCCATCCAAATACCGTTCGTTACAGACTGAAGAAGATTGCGGAAATCACAGGTCGCGATCCGACAAACCCGCGCGATGCGTATGTACTGAGGATCGCGGGCACTGTGGGTCGATTGACACACTTCCAAAACGAATCACCCTCTCACGCCACATAG
- a CDS encoding peroxiredoxin, whose amino-acid sequence MSGEVAEQSSSLLAVGDTAPDFELRDQNNQRVSLSALRADGQVLLVFFPLAFTGTCQGELGYIRDHEPSFVRDGLRTVAISVGPPPTHKVWASAQGFLFPLLADFWPHGEVARTYGAFNEVSGYANRATFLVDRDGVIRFSNMLEPGQARDASLWDEALLAAGENGAARSPR is encoded by the coding sequence ATGAGCGGCGAGGTCGCCGAACAGTCGTCGTCGCTGCTGGCCGTCGGTGACACGGCGCCCGACTTCGAATTGCGTGATCAGAACAATCAACGGGTCTCGCTGTCGGCGCTGCGCGCCGACGGGCAGGTGCTGCTGGTGTTCTTCCCCCTGGCGTTCACCGGCACGTGTCAGGGCGAACTCGGCTACATCCGCGATCACGAGCCCAGCTTCGTGCGTGACGGGTTGCGGACCGTGGCGATCTCGGTGGGGCCGCCGCCGACCCACAAGGTGTGGGCGTCGGCGCAGGGATTCCTGTTCCCCCTCCTCGCGGACTTCTGGCCGCATGGTGAGGTGGCCCGGACGTACGGGGCCTTCAACGAGGTGTCCGGGTATGCGAATCGGGCCACGTTCCTGGTGGACAGGGACGGCGTCATCCGGTTCAGCAACATGCTGGAGCCGGGACAGGCGCGGGATGCGTCGCTGTGGGACGAGGCGCTGCTCGCCGCCGGCGAGAACGGTGCCGCGCGGTCACCCCGGTGA